Proteins encoded together in one Musa acuminata AAA Group cultivar baxijiao chromosome BXJ3-6, Cavendish_Baxijiao_AAA, whole genome shotgun sequence window:
- the LOC135582793 gene encoding E3 ubiquitin-protein ligase SIRP1-like: protein MSEAPVGRYWCHACHRVVNPVMEPELKCPFCDDGFVEEMESRGFDDSDSTIDSDRSLSLWAPIWYQLINGSSRRSRSRREEDDDDSDLDREFEDFIRRRRRRSAIIQLLQSLQDDLRSETDNFETEVERERERERERESLILINPFNQAIILQGSLDTDQNDGQESNSAGASSGDSFMGSALDMLLQHLAENDLNRYGTPPAKKEAIDALPTVKIEETLGCSVCLEDFAIGMEAKEMPCKHKFHRDCILPWLELHSSCPVCRSQLPADDSKVSNGSSNGSRIDETDGDDGDGGDRVGRGDPNRFWVPVPWPFSGLFSLSGSQNGGTSSSNASSSNSGTNTHGEEN from the coding sequence ATGAGTGAAGCTCCGGTTGGTAGATATTGGTGCCATGCGTGCCATCGAGTTGTTAATCCGGTCATGGAACCGGAGCTCAAGTGTCCTTTCTGTGATGATGGTTTTGTGGAAGAGATGGAGAGTAGAGGATTTGATGACTCCGACTCCACTATCGATTCAGATCGGTCCCTCTCCCTATGGGCTCCGATCTGGTATCAATTGATCAATGGTTCTTCTCGCCGTTCAAGGTCCCGAAGGGAAGAGGATGACGACGACTCAGATCTGGACCGTGAGTTCGAAGACTTCATAAGGAGGCGAAGGAGGAGATCTGCCATTATTCAGTTGCTCCAGAGTTTACAGGATGATCTTAGGTCTGAGACAGACAACTTTGAGACCGAAGTAgagagggaaagggaaagggaaagggaaagagaGAGCCTAATTCTCATCAATCCTTTCAACCAGGCCATAATTCTCCAAGGATCCTTGGACACAGACCAGAATGATGGCCAAGAATCGAATAGTGCCGGTGCCTCATCAGGAGATTCCTTTATGGGTTCTGCTTTGGACATGCTGTTGCAGCATTTGGCGGAGAACGATCTGAATAGGTATGGGACTCCACCGGCTAAGAAAGAGGCCATAGATGCATTGCCCACAGTGAAAATTGAGGAAACCTTGGGCTGTTCTGTCTGTCTTGAGGACTTTGCTATAGGAATGGAAGCTAAAGAGATGCCATGCAAACATAAGTTCCACCGTGACTGCATACTTCCATGGCTGGAACTCCATAGTTCGTGCCCAGTTTGTAGGTCTCAGTTGCCTGCTGATGATTCAAAAGTTTCAAATGGATCTAGTAATGGCAGTAGGATCGATGAAACTGATGGTGATGATGGTGATGGTGGTGATAGGGTTGGTCGAGGAGATCCTAATAGATTCTGGGTCCCTGTTCCATGGCCTTTCAGTGGTCTCTTCTCACTATCAGGTTCTCAGAATGGTGGGACCTCATCTTCGAATGCATCATCATCAAACTCTGGAACTAACACACATGGTGAGGAGAACTGA